The genome window CAAGCACGTCGAGCGGCTCGCCGAGACGGACTCGCCCTACCCTGTTGGGGACGTCACTGTGGCGATTGAGGAGATATTGGGCGCGCCATGAAAGCATTTCGTTTTCCTTTGCAGGCTGTGCTGACGCTCCGAATGGATCGCGAGACGAAAGCATTGGAGGCGTTTGCCCAGGCTCAATCGGAGTTTGAGAAGATCGCCGCCCGATTCCGGCAGATTCAAGAGGAAATCGAAGGCGTGTTCGACCGCCGCCGCGCGACGCTGAAAACCACGGCCAGTTCGGAGGACATGCAGCAACTGCAGCAAGGCCTTAAAGCACTGCAAGAAACATCGCGCCATTGCCAGGCGGAATTGGAAAAGGCGAAGGCGATTCTCGAAGAAAAATCCCGAATTCTGCTCGAAGCCCGCCAGCAGCGGGAGATTGTGGAAAAGGTCCATCAGCGACAGTCGGCCCGGCACCAACTCCAGACCGCGCGGCAGGAACAAAGAATGCTTGACGATCTGGCGACCCTGAAATCCATCGGCGATTTCGCCTTGAAATGGAGGTAATTCAGGTATGACAAAACTTTTGACAAACAAATGGTTCGCCGCCGTGATTGGCGTGGTCGCATTCGCCATCACCATGGCGGTGATGTTGATCTTCCAGAAACCCGAAACGCAACCCGCGGCCCGCTCTGGGGATACCAACGCGGTTTCGACCGCCACCAATGCGGTCACGGAAGCCGCCGCGGGTGAGTCCCATGGCGAGAAAGCTCCTGGCGCAGCCGAAGACTCGCACAAGCCTTCCACTCCCGCCCCCAGCGCCACCGCCGCCTTTTCCGGCGCCATAGGGGAACCGGGGGCACTTTCGTTCAACAATCCGGACGTTAAGACTCTCCGAGACGAGCTTCGCCGCGAGAGAGCGGCTTTGCTGGCAAAAGAGCACCA of Verrucomicrobiota bacterium contains these proteins:
- the fliJ gene encoding flagellar export protein FliJ, with the protein product MKAFRFPLQAVLTLRMDRETKALEAFAQAQSEFEKIAARFRQIQEEIEGVFDRRRATLKTTASSEDMQQLQQGLKALQETSRHCQAELEKAKAILEEKSRILLEARQQREIVEKVHQRQSARHQLQTARQEQRMLDDLATLKSIGDFALKWR